The following is a genomic window from Salmo salar chromosome ssa23, Ssal_v3.1, whole genome shotgun sequence.
taccctctgtagtgccttgaggtaggacggccgagcagttgccataccaggcagtgatgcaacccgtcaggatgctctcgatggtgcagctgtaaaaccttttgaggatctgaggacccattccaaatcttttcagtatcctgagggggaataggttttgtcgtgccctcttcacgactgtcttggtctgcttggaccatgttagtttgttggtgaagtggacaccaaggaacttgaagctctaaacctgctccactacagccctgtctatGAGAATGGGgaagtgctcggtcctccttttcctgtagtccacaattatctcctttgtcttgatcatgttgaaggagaggttgttgtcctagcaccttatggccaggtctctgacctcctccctataggctgtcccatcgttgtctgtgatcaagcctactactgttgtgtcatcagcaaacttaatgatggttttggagtcgtgcctggccgtgcagtcatgagtgaacagggagtacaggagggagttgatcacgcacccctgaggggcccccgtgttgaggatcagtgtggcggatgtgttgttacctacccttaccacctgggggcggcccatcaggaagtccaggatccaattagtgatgaactttgagggcactatggtgttgaacgctgagctgtagtcaatgaatagcattctcacataggtgttcctttttgccctggtgtgaaagggcagtgtgtagtacaatatagattgcatcatctgtggatctgttggtgtggtatgcaaattggtgtgGGTCTACGGTTTCTGGGAtaacggtgttgatgtgagccatgaccagcctttcaaagcatttcatggctacagacgtgagtgctacgggttgatagtcatttaggcaggttacattagtcttcttggtcacagggactatggtggtctgcttgaaacatgttggtaatacagactcagacagggagaggttgaaaatgtcagtgaagacacttgccagttggtcagagcatgctcgcagtacatgtcatggaaatccgtctggccctgtggccttgtgaatgttgacctgtttgaagggtcttactcacattggctgtggagtccgtgatcacacagtcatccggaacagctgatgatcTGATGCATATCTCAGTATTACTTGCCTCGACGCGAGCATAGATGTTATTAGCTCGTCTggcaggctcgtgtcactgggcagctttcggctgtgcttccctttgtagccctgccacatccgacaagcgtcggagccgttgtagtacaattcaatcatagtcctgtattgatgctttgcctgtttgatctgTCGTTGGAGggaatagcgggatttcttacaagtttccgggttagagtcccactccttgaaagcggcagctttaccctttaactcagtgtgaatgttgcctgtaatccatggcttctggttggggtatatacgtacagtcactgtggggacgatgtcctcgatgcgcttattgatgaagccagtgactgatgtggtgtactcctcaatgccattggaatatgttccaggattcttccagtctgtgctagcaaagcagtcctgtagtttagcatctgcttcatctgaccaagtttttatagaccgagtcactggtgctccctgctttaatttttgcttgtaagcacgaatcaggaggatagaattatggtcagatttgccaaatggaggtcaagggagagctttgtacgtgtctctgtgtgtggagtaaaggtgttctcgatttgttttccctctggttgcacatttaacatgctgatagaaatgagcgaaaactgatttaagtttccctgcattaaagtccccggacactaggagcgccgcctctggatgagcgttttcctgtttgcttatggtggtatacaggtcattgagtgcggttttagtgccagcatcggtctgtggtggtatgtagaccactacgaaaaatacagataaactatCTTGTAGATAGTTTGGTCTACAGCTtaacatgagatactctaccttaggcaagcaaaacctagagacttccttagatatcctgcaccagttgttgtttacatatgcataggcccccgccccgtgtcttaccagaggctgctgttctgtcctgccaatggagtgtataacccgccagctgtatgtttttaatatcatcgttcagccacgactctgaaacataggatattacagtttttaatgtcccgttggtaggatatacgtgctttcagttcttcccatttattttccagcgattgaacgttagctagcaggacggaaggcaaaggcagattagccactcattgcctgatcctcacaaggcaccctgatctttttctGCGAAAGTCTGTTTCCTTCTCCATagaatgacggggatctgggcctggttgggtgtctgtagtatatccctcctgtccgactcattgaagaaaaactattcgtctaatctgaggtgaataatcgcagttctgatgtccagaagctcttttcggtcataagagacggtagcagcaacattatgtagaaAACAAGTTAGGAACaacgcaaaaaaaataaaaaaatagcatggttggttaagagccgataagacggcagccatcccctccggctccATTATCACCCAATGTTCACACTTggtttaacaagaatttaagctttctgccaatatcagatatgtctttgtcctgggaaatgttcttgctacttacaacatcatgctaatcgcattagcctacgttagcgcaACCGTAATATGGAGGACCAAACCTGCTATAATTAGAAATAAATGCACACATATAAATAAATCCATACAAATAAACGAGCTAGAAAATACTAAAATAcggacacatttaaaaaaaaatgtctctaCATATCTGTATGCATTCAATTATTTATCTGTGTAATATCGAATTATTCAAACTTGATTTTATGATGAACTTATATATAAATTCATTTATTTCTATATTCCTCCAATATGATCATGAGAGGATGTCAATCATAAGTCTGTGGGTGAAATCTAACACACCATTGGTTGTCCTGGCATGTTGTCCGATTGCTTTTGCCCCACCCATATGAAGTTAGCCACAATAACAATtcgccacaatagtggaatttgtggttcgccttcaaaataaaagttccGTATTGAAACTGATGCAACCAGatacaaatagtggaatcatgccatatttggaATAGAAAATGCTTAACAAGTTTGGAATGTTATAAATTCACCAAGACAAATAATCAGTTGAAATCACACTGTGAATGTATTAGACTTCAGAATTTAATTTGGGGCGTACCTTATGCATTATACAGCCTTGCCTATATATATTGGGTCCATGAAATAttcacaactgtgaagagttacacaaatattagcgtcatacctcttattgcaggactttgactgtgggaaatcacatatgagattcttcaaagtagccaccctttgccttgaagacagctttgcacactcttggcattctttccaccagcttcacctggaatggttttccaacagtcttgaaggagttgccacatatgctgagcacttgttggctgcttttccttcactcggcagtccaactcatcctaatcCATTTCAAtatggttgaggttgggtgattatggaggccaggtcaactgacgcagcactccatcattctccatcctggtcaaatagcacttacacagcctggaggtctgttgggtcattgtcctgttgaaaagcaaatgatagtcccactaagtcccacttctccaagatggcgtagcagttagaCGTCTTTGACCTTCGTCTTGtcccatgtgtgtgtatatatatatttacatcttttcttcgcatattatatatattttttctaaaaactcaacctcaaaacactctcctgcaacccgcctcaccaattacaaaaaaaggtattatttacctcaaatctgaaatcctcaatagaagctagccagaggttagccagaggttggccagttcactggctaacgttggagttcagctagccacggttagcggtcatcagctatccttagctcgaaaagctatcgccagttttgtacagcgcgactcagaccagagcataccggacctattttctctccatgtcCCCGGATTTCTAacgcaggctctggacatctacacctggatcttgcagctagctagctgctacccgagtgactattggctaacgtcggtcccggagctaacatcaattattacggagctagtcagctgaagagttccatcagccactcctggtctacaatcacctatccagacccgttttactgccgatgcggagccccatcgggccttcacgactggactaccaacGTTATCTgtccgagggagttatccaacaggcccctccgtcacgacgtaacctgaacgcccatctgcggcctgctaatcgttagctgtcttatcggctgatATCTGATTAGGTCtttcggacaattttcttgggccactataactataactattttgccaattggactggtcccccctaccataCGGAAtgccactaatctacagacgaaacgcacgaggtggctaaaaacagacctccctccatcttcagccagcttgctacctatgatccggctagctgtctgaatctcacgggacccttatgatcactcagcAAAGCATGCCTCTCCGTAACCCTTTCACAtgtaccatcacacggggtgtgatcgttctacagtggtccctgaagcgtacgatcacacccaTGTGATTAGAagactcatttagaacgctcgtttagaacggccagttttgaatgacgcaacaatcagcatttgaaatGGCCagacttttttcagaaactatttacacaaacacagtccttaaatagttatgtccagaatgtgagcagtttatttttggatgcatgttcagatattcacagaagtgtgtgtgtgtgtgtgtgtgtgtgtgtgtgtatatatagcataacacaatcatcctaaccggaaaaatgtaggctacatttgtcctagcgctaactgaagaaagattgacccaacacaagcagtcatattttctaactctcggctgacataaactacaatgtgaattagctaatagcaatcactatgtataattaatcacatcacgggtgagctcaccattgatcgaaataattaggtaaaacgctttctagaaatcgacagtaatccgacgattagtttcagcgcgcagccatgcatttttttcctcacagaaaccgaagataataacaGACAAGATGAgttaggtctgtttatagtatgcatgttgaaggggtgtgtctaccgtcgttcacatcccaccattcatttccagaagtcctcaaaaaaatgagtgaactcttactcacctcattttgttataacatctttggtcagacgattacgtgaaacccagaatgcattgtatgtcaacaaacatcgCTAcacagctggaattagcttagctcatcataatcagtataaccttcaaataagtatttcacacacataatatgtgcccattacaatctatgcaagaatcggaatgcatgatttgtcacctagaattgaaaacatgtgaataaaacagtaaatacacataattaccacacaaaacattttctgatagtgatttattgatacaagtgaggcatgccggcagtcaatcacgtaccctctctctctgagccattcagtgttgttgtttatgtctgtagctagtgagctaagctgtagcattagcaatgtctttcaaaaggagacaactcacaaatgtggaaattctggagattttttaaattctgacaatgagtctgagtatgaaagtcagaaatcagattctgacagtgacagtgaggagctgccccccaaccttgtagccattgagaaccgTGAATCTGAGGATCCCTTGTCCACTGACGAagtaccaggtccctttgaagatgctggtggtgatggaggcagaccgacagtggatgatgtacaagagttctgtggtagctggaaggccgccagtcatttcacccctcctggccctgctgtttgctttgatgagtccgagtctggagtgcaacgccccttgccatttccaactgaggcagagtgcttcaagttgtttctgacagaggagctcgtGGGAAACATGGTacaggagaccaatcgctatgccttggagctacaggagaagagagagccaggagtgagggggaaactcgctaaatgggtaacaaccacaattagtgaaatgtataccttcctggtgacagtcctcctcatggggatagtaaagaagaactccctaagagactactggagcacagatcctatgtttgaaactcccttctttgccaccctcttttcccaagaccgcttcctaattctgctgcgatgcctgcatttcgtcaacaatgctactgccatcctaagtgacccgttatacaaaataagaattgttcttatcagcctgacATCAGCATTTGGTCGGGTCTTTGTGCCATAATAGGACCTATGCATTGATGAGTCCCTGATGTTATGGAAAGGTAGGCTGGCGTTCCGTCAATATATTCCCTCCAAAAggcacaggtttggggtcaagttCTTTGTCATGTGCGACGTGAAGACAGGATATGTCCTGGATATTATAGTGTACACAGGGTCTACCACTGACATCAAACATTATGAGGGGCTTGGGGTGTCTGGGTCCGTGGTGATGACCATGCTGGCTCCTCATCTCGGCAAGGGACACACTTTGTACGTGGACAATTGGTACAGCAGTCccacactcttccagcatctgctctccaacagcacaggggcctgtggcacagtcaggtcgaacaggaaggggatgccggcattcggatgcaggaagattcagagaggggaggtggagttccaggagaatggtcaacagctggcagtaaagtggcatgacaaacgagacgtccatgtcctctccactgtccatacagcaaccatgtcggccacagggaaggtggaccacctgacgggagagagaaagataaaaccAGATTGTGTGCTagactataacctcaaaatgggggccgtggataaggcggacatgataaacagctttgtggtATGCACTCGGAAAACGaccaagtggtataagaagaTATTTTTACAGCTGATCGACACTGCTATCCTCAACGGCAGCATAGTTCACCGCCAACTAAcaggtgagatgattactgaacaAGGTATTTTTTTAATTGGATGTACAGTTCACATACAAATCCATTATGCAATTACAATGACAATATCTCACCAACCTACCCACTGCCTCATCATCCTCTAACTTTCCtcatcctccccactccctcataGGTAAAGTAATTACCTACCAAAAATACAGAGAGAACCTCATGAGAGAGCTGTTGGAGGAGCACCACACCCCTCGGCGCCCCTCCACTGGGGGTCGCCCTGCTGTAGACAATCCCCTACGCCTCACTGCACGGCATTTTCCCTGCAAAGTCCCTCAAACTGCTGCTCAAGGTAGTCGCACACGGAGGCACTGCAAAGTCTGCCTGTCTGGCGCCAGGAGAAGTAAGCAGAGGAAGATGAcaaaatacatgtgtttagcttgtGATACACCTCTATGCATTTCACCATGCTTTGAGGAGTATCACATGCTCAAGCATtattgagcacatctgcagcaataagtgactgactgacctgacaggtgacttgacaggttacctgccatgatactatgcctttagaggtgggggtggaaatgCAGTTGTTGTTCAGTCACTGCATGAATATTAAATATGGGTTATGCATATTCAATGTTTTGTCCTCtagtaaaacaagttgttgttgaaccaactaccaatacttcaataaaatagacgactattacatattggcctatgtgttttcttgctgtgtttccatccagtaaaactgttaaggagagaacgttaagc
Proteins encoded in this region:
- the LOC106582572 gene encoding piggyBac transposable element-derived protein 4-like, with translation MSATGKVDHLTGERKIKPDCVLDYNLKMGAVDKADMINSFVVCTRKTTKWYKKIFLQLIDTAILNGSIVHRQLTGKVITYQKYRENLMRELLEEHHTPRRPSTGGRPAVDNPLRLTARHFPCKVPQTAAQGSRTRRHCKVCLSGARRSKQRKMTKYMCLACDTPLCISPCFEEYHMLKHY